The Trichomycterus rosablanca isolate fTriRos1 chromosome 13, fTriRos1.hap1, whole genome shotgun sequence sequence tttattaatagttgAAGTGCTTTTTATTTGGATagtgattcatttattattattagcattaattattattatgattaaaattttattaaaagtaGTACTGTGGTAATAgtagcattttttattttgatggaaattattttattattattattattattattttattagtagtagtaaattttatatattgatggtgactattaattattattttttattattattaattatattacaattatcatttttattaataataggaGTGATTTTTATTTGGATGGtgattaatttaatattattaacattaattattattatgaatattattattattatattattagtagtagtagcattttttattttgatggtaattaatttattattattattattttataagtaGTGGTAAATTCTATATATTGATggtgattattaattattttttttattatcattaattatattacaatttttttttttattaggagtgatttttattttggtggtgatttattattattattattataattattagaatccattattatggttattatttgATGGTGAttaattatcatcatcatcatcatcaattattattattttgattattattttatgtatggtTAGAGAACGCTGTTAGTTTGGTTTGCCGTGAGCAAAGAACTTACTCCCAGGGTGGCATGAACACTGAGCAGTTTGGAACCCATTGATCTACAGCTCTTCATTTCTGCTGTGTTGAATGTCCCTGCACGGCTCTTTTGTGGATTtttactgctgctgctgttgctgaCTTCTCCTCCTTTACTGTGACTGCAGGATACAGAGCAGCTACGCAGCACTGCAGAGGATCAACCAGGAACTGGAGGACAAGATCCAGCAAGCGGTAAGACAGTCTAGATCGAAACCATACACATAAACCACACACCCACTATTTGCTTGTCTGTCCCTAGGATGTTTTCATACTGTGACCCAACTGTGCtgctttcctgtcatgaatttgACATTGAGACTAGGACTGGTTTAAAAAGGTCGTTATTCTGCTAAAACCCTGAACTGTGTCCAAGATTCAAGACATTCGAGGTCATTTGTCCTAATTGCTCCACTGGTAGCTGAACGGCCCTAAAGCAGAATATCACCTTCACTACATGACACTaggtacactcactcactcactcatccaatCAGGATTGCAGGGGGGgagggggttgctggagcctatcccagcttttcaatgggcacaaggcacacagtaacaccgtggacagggcgccagtccatcacagggcagacacacatactcacacacccattcacctacagggcaattcagtgtctccaatgaacctgactgcatgtctttggactgtgggaggaaacccacgcagacaaggggagaacatgcaaactccgcccaggaccttcttgctgtgagacaaaaAGTGAAGACGTGACCTCGTCCTGCAGCGGCTCTGATCGATAAACCTCTGGTGTGCTGCGCCGCACCGCTTTCATTACTCTCCGAGCAATTACGTGATCAAAGATGGAACGCGATCGATGGCTGAGGCGCTGGGCGCGCGCTAGGATCTGATTAGGGAGCCATTACTTCCAAGAGTCTGTGAATGCAGTCGCGGGCTTCGCTGCTGACAACGGGCAACGCCATTCACGCTTTGACGCCCGGATACATCCAAGAGTCGTTAGGTTAAAGTGATTAGAGCTGTACACACATGAAGATCCAATTTCTTTTCAAAAAATACTGTCCTAACTTCCTCTCGAGTCTCTGGTCATACAATCATTTTAGTCCAACTTCTGGGTCACGACCCCACATTGGATTGTCTGGGACTTTTGGGAAAAAAAGCTCAAGGCAGATTAAAATGACAAGGAGGTGGAGGAATACATGGAGTCATGTAACCTGTGGCGACACAAATCAGGTGCAAAGAGGGGAAAAATAGTAGACACCTACATTTCAGGTCTATCCAGAGTAACGGTCATGGACTAAGGATGTCAAACATGGACCAAGCATGAGCAAAGAGGAACAGTGGTTGTAAATACTTGCTAAATGCCCCCAACCAATCTGGGAACATTTTGTGTGTAATGCCAATGTAGTGAGATACAATAACTTGGACCCCTGGGCAACAGCAATTTACTATATTTCCTACCTCTGGATGGATTCCTTTCATTTCAAAgtcattagcattagcattaataAGAACTTGCCATCAgacactgaatgggcacaaattcccacagaccccAAAGACAGTTCAGCAACAAAATCCCAATTATAAGGCTTAGCTGATTTAGCTTAAAAACCCAAACTGACTTCCAGATTAGCACTCTAGGTGGCGCTAAAATGCAAAGTAGCAGCTAAATTGTTAACTGGACCACATCAAGAACTCCAATCCACCAATCAATAGTAGCATATTAATATTCAGTCATGGTGCTGTACATTACTCCAGGCCATTGCAAATGTATCACATGATTTGTGAACTGGGAATGAAACGCAAATACAATCAAGCGGTAACGAAATGAGATTGGAAATGCACTCTGCTTTACTAAGTCTTGCTGTATACACTCAAAAGTGAAGTCAAAAGTATGCAGACGCCGCTCGTAGTCCACGTTCAGTGGCTCTTTGCAAGGCTGCTGGAGATATTCCACATCAAAGTTGGAAAATCGCGTACCTacggaccttgttttgtgcacagtcGTCTACACACTTCTGGTCAAAAATGTACGCTGGTAtgtctttgtttttaattagcaataataacaatacataaTAATTTAAGGTTTAAATTTCTTTGTTATAGACGCAGCACCATGAGGAGGAGAAAAGGGCGATGAGTCGAGAGATCATCGTACTCAATAACCACCTGATGGAAGCCAAGATCACCATTGAAAAACTACGAGAAGACAATGTAAGGAACATTTACTCCTCAATAACAAGCCTTCATTTCAAAAGAGTTGGGACGTTTTTAGAGTGAAAGGCTAATAAAGTAAGCACACTGACAATCCTTCCTGACCCAAATCATatttggtcagtgggggtcaACTAGCAGGGATGTGCTGTTGCTAGGACGCAGGACTGATGCTCTGTTCTCTGTAGGAGCTGTACAGAAAGGACTGCAAGCTCGCCGCTCAGCTCCTACAGTGTGGAAAATCCCATTACAGAGCACACAAGCTGTCTGAGGTGAGTCCATGTTACCCTGCCTGCTCTGCAAAGGATGATCTGACATTTCTTAATTACTGAGACTGGAGGGAATAATAGCAACAACAAAATtaatatctattattattactgcattaataataataataataataataataataaagcaataattatagtaatataatagcAACAACAGTAATTACTATTACTGTagcattaacattaataataataattacaatctTAACAACAATAATCCtactaattattaataataacagtaacagcaataattatagtaataataaaactcgacaaaaagtattaatacaaataatagcaacaattgtaataattattattatcataaggatataataaaacaaaattaataaaaacaaagtatTAAGTATTAAACGTAAGTATAAAATTAGTAAATAatttatagaaataataataatataataataataataattaatcaattgtaaatttaaataatacatttaaacataaaagtattaaaaataataataataatattaaaaataattgatattaatataaattattaataataacaaaaacagcaataattatagtaataataaagacaataaatattatagtattaacaaaaaataatagcagcaattgtaataataattattatcataaggatataataataaaatatttaaaaagtattaagtattaaatttaaatataaaattattaaatcatttataaaaataaaaatataataataataatgaatcaaatgtaaatgtaaataatacctttaaacataatagtaagggtattaaaaataataattataatatataataataatatatacttattatagctttaattattaacagtAATCATTATCAAATTGAATAACCATAACagagtaataatagtaattaaatataaaataatatagtaatatatattaataaaaaatactaatactaTTAAGCATCCACTCTTGTGGGAAGGAGTTCCACAAAATTCAGTAGAATCTGTGCAAACTTCTGCTCATTCAGTTAAAACAGGATTTGTCAGTTAAtatactgatgttggacgaggaCGGGCTTACAATCAATAATTCATCCCCAAATATGTTGAGTTAACGGTCAGAAAAAGGGCACCATGCCAACTGCCAGCAAGCAAGCGAGTGACACAGGAAACATCGCACCAGTAGACAGAAGAATAGATTTCACGTTTTAAGTATCATAACTAGCCTGgaaaaaaactgaagctgaaaagATGCTCACACTCACACTTCAGAATACAACATAAGCCACATTAAGAAATGCAAGCTTTAAGAAGCTGATGCTTTGGTTATGGCCCTGACATTTCAGTGACTCgttcattattaaacatctgtggagagatCTAAGGCATTAGATGGGGCGCATGTAATACGACCCAAAAATATCTACTAATGAAAAGCGTGCAAAGTCCAAAGGGTTAAACTGTAAAGGTTTTGTATAAGAGATGAAAGTTAAAAGAGAAAGTTTGAAACTGAGGAACATACAGGCGGGCTGTGGAAGGGGGATTTAAAACAAAGTAAATGGGGTAATTAGCTGCGAGTGAAATAAGGGAAATTATAGCTCCAGTTGGCAGCCACGGGAGCTCGAGAGATCTCAGAGTACGTGCAAATGAGAACCAAgctataataaatgaataaattaaaatattgcaCTCGGGCTCCCGAATAGAGAAGAGAATCGCTCAGAGAATGTTCTTTACTTCCAGTATGTGTGTTAAAATGAAGTGGGGGATGCTCAGACAGCGCTGCAGTCTAACATACTAGCCTACCACCAGAACCAAGACTCGATTTTAAGTCTTAGGCCTGGTGTGTGTTAGCCAGACGATCAAGTGTCCTACATCCTCCACCCTAACACTCTATGTGTCTTTTTTTAGCTGCCCGTTGACCGTCAAGACAAGGGAAGTCCCCACACTGAGAACAAGGATCTTGATAGACGCATGGGTCCTTGCAACTTCTCCTATCCGGATGCAGGACCCAGCTTGGTATTTACAAAGGTGTCGCCAAAGCCAGAGCCAGGTAGTAGCTGTCCAGTCACGCGATCGCCAAGCCCACAGCCTCCAGACCCAGATTACCTGGCAAACAAAGACATGAGCAGTGGGGACACACTGCAACGGCGTGTGGTCTACAAATCTTTGGACCTGTACAGTAGCGATACGGCGCTTTATTGCCCCACCGAGGAAAGACGACGGGACCGTTGGCAAGAGCGTAGACAGAGCGCAGACCTCCAGGGCAAAGCGGCCAACCCTCTCCAAGCCCAGAACTCCACTGACAGCAACCCTGGAGAGGACAACTTCTACCCTAGCTTTGCCCAGAACACACTTCTCCCTGGATTTGCAGCAGGGTCCACAAGAGCCTCCAGCTCTTACTCCAGCTTTAGCGCTGCTTCGGATGACAAGGGCCACATTCCCAGCAGCACCCTCTCCTCCTCTCACCTGGCTCTATATATGGACTGGCCGGAGGGTGACTACGAGCAGAAGAGTCTATCCTCCTATGGTAAGGAGAGTCCCAGGGTTCCCAAGTCGCATAGCTTTCAGCACATGACCTCCAGCCCAGAAAAGGACAACTTTCCTGTCTATTCCCGGACTGCATCCTGCTACAGCGAGCCGTACCAAAGCATGGGCTCCTCGGGCGTGCCGAGAGACAGCGCTAGCAGCATCCACTTTTCCGAGGAGGAGCTGACAGGCCGCTGGAGGCGGATGAGCGTGGAGGACGTCAACGCCTTTTCATATCGCAAGCCAGGCCGAGCTTCTCCTCACAGTTTTTCTGAGCAGCACTTTGCAACGGGCCCTTGCAAGATTAAGCTGGGACCCCTATACAGCAGCTTCCAGGAAGGTGAGGAGGTCTTTCAAACACCCATGCTGGATGCCCGTTTCCTTAATTCGTCCAACTCCAGCCTGGCACCGAGTCCCAACCACAACGCGGCTGTGGGTAAGACCAAAAAAGGGCCAATGTACCCGTCAATGTCTAACAGCCAGGACTCAAGAGGAAGCTTCTTCCATGCTGGAGGCTCAAAGGACAACGAGAGCACTGTGGGTAAGGTGAACAAAGAATACGTAGATGTAAGCCCTATCAGCTCAGCTGAATCCTTACACCAAAGTCCGCTCGAGGCTTCCAACATGCAGCACTACCAGCTTCACAGTCCAGGGCCACAAAGGAAGACCTCTGAACAGCACCAAAAATTCGGAAGCACAGGACTCAGTAGAAAGGACAGTCTGACAAAAGCACAGCTGTATGGAACGCTGCTCAATTAAAATAAGCTGCCTGAGACTTAGCATGTACCACTGGTCTAACAGCTGGCAGTTAGAAAGCTTGACTTTTTACCGTGACATTCGGCCTTTCTGATTACAATAAAGGGGTTGAGagtttttaagcatttagcattGGGGGCATTTCAAAGagatattaattatatttgtatCTAGACCTCGTTCCCAATTTAACGTACAGATCTTGAGTAAACAAGATAATTCAGCTAGAAAATGTTTTAGAAATAAGTACAAATAGAATCAAACTGGGTGCCAGTACATAGAAGATCCTTGATGCCTGTTTTCCTTGAGTCCCAAGAGGCGAGGATCGTGTAAGGTACAAAGCTGTGAGGTTTGAGGAAACTGGGTGCCAGTACatagaagagccttgatgcttgtcttccttgagtcccaAGAGGCAAGGATCGAGAAAGGTAAAAAGCTGTAAGGTTTATAAGGAGGAAACTGGGTGCCAGTACATACATGCATGATCCTTATACAAACAGAAATAGGCATTAAATTAAGGACACTCTTCAGTTAAGCCCATTTGAGGAACAAACTACTGTAGGGAGTGTAAGTCAGAAGTAATGCTACTGTTACAGATTAAAGGCCACCAGGAAAAATTCATTTCACTAACTGGGTGCCACTACTACTGGTGCCagtgcttgtcttccttgagtaaGAGGTGGATAAAGTTGTGCAAAACTGACCAAGAATATTATGTCCTAaggtttaattgttttttttattgcacaCTATTGCAAGTGTTTGGGTCTGTTAGTCctgttttaagtgaaatgtaaCTATTCCTTAGGGGCCACTGTGTTTTGAGAAATCAGCCTTGAAAACAATGTTTACAACATGCAAACTGTACAATCCCACCGTCTGTCGAAAAAATCCTACATAGCTGCTCCTCACAATTTGATTTGTCTTACGACAa is a genomic window containing:
- the LOC134325398 gene encoding brain-enriched guanylate kinase-associated protein; translation: MRRKANRRTLHEQKEDLRKQLSCTTHKLEMLENEFESTRQYLETELRRAQEELEKFTDKLRRIQSSYAALQRINQELEDKIQQATQHHEEEKRAMSREIIVLNNHLMEAKITIEKLREDNELYRKDCKLAAQLLQCGKSHYRAHKLSELPVDRQDKGSPHTENKDLDRRMGPCNFSYPDAGPSLVFTKVSPKPEPGSSCPVTRSPSPQPPDPDYLANKDMSSGDTLQRRVVYKSLDLYSSDTALYCPTEERRRDRWQERRQSADLQGKAANPLQAQNSTDSNPGEDNFYPSFAQNTLLPGFAAGSTRASSSYSSFSAASDDKGHIPSSTLSSSHLALYMDWPEGDYEQKSLSSYGKESPRVPKSHSFQHMTSSPEKDNFPVYSRTASCYSEPYQSMGSSGVPRDSASSIHFSEEELTGRWRRMSVEDVNAFSYRKPGRASPHSFSEQHFATGPCKIKLGPLYSSFQEGEEVFQTPMLDARFLNSSNSSLAPSPNHNAAVGKTKKGPMYPSMSNSQDSRGSFFHAGGSKDNESTVGKVNKEYVDVSPISSAESLHQSPLEASNMQHYQLHSPGPQRKTSEQHQKFGSTGLSRKDSLTKAQLYGTLLN